Part of the Candidatus Chlorohelix allophototropha genome, GCACATGGGTCATGGTGATAAAGGGGCGCGTGCTGACATAATCAAAAGTCTCTTTCAAACAAGCGGTTTGGTCTTCGGGCGTACCCAACCACCCCACCTCGGTCAGCCAAATCGGCTTATTTCTGTCGCCGCGCTCTACCATCAATTCGCGCAACCGCTCGACCCCATTAAAATTCAGGCTCACCCGGCTTGCATTTGGGTTCATGTGGCACTTTTCGGGGGTATAGGGATGGTAGGCAATCGCATCCCACGGGCGCATGCCAAACACCGCATCGCTGTAATTGTAGAGCCATTGGGTATAGTCGTAACCGCTCAGGCTGGTTGCTGCCACCAACACGGTTGGGTCGGCACGCTTCACCGATTCATAGAAGATTTTGAGCCATGGCGCATAATCGCTGATGTCGCGCTTCCCGAAGTTTTGCCACAAATCCGGCTCGTTCCAAAACTCCCAGCTACGAATGAAAGGATAACGCGCTACCGCCGTTTGCGTCACCTGCGCCAACCGTTCGGAATAGCGCGAATCGAGGCGGCAAAGCAGATCATCTTTGATACATTGCTCAGGGTTGGTACTTGCCCAGACCGGCACGGTGACAAATTCCACCACTACCTCGAAACCCTCGTCTGTCAGGCGGTTCAGGATACGGTCTTCTCGCGAGAAATCATAAACCCCCGCTTGCGGCTCAACCACTTTCCACTCGAAAGGCAGCCGCACTGTCGTAACCTTCAGGTCTTTATAGTATGCAATAAAGCGATCGAGAAACATGTCGAGCCACCACGGATGCGCGGCAATGCCAAACTTCTGGCGTGCCGGGGCGGTGGGAAGATTGGTCACATCTGGGTTAAAAGCGGTATCAGGAGCGTAGATGATGGCGGGGGAGATTTCAAGCGCGTCCGCTTCAACCGGAGGAAACACCATTAAGAGTAGATTCATTGCTAAAAGCGCGAAGAGCAAAACGCAAATCCGGTGCGTGCCAGTAGCAGAACGCAAGCCTCAAACCTCCTGAAAGTGATTTATAACCAAACTACCTAACTATTATAACAGGCGAGCGGGGGCGCGGTTGCGCTTTTACCGCCCGTCGTTTGTTGCCACAACCCCCCTGATAAAAGCCACCCATCGCAGGCGCATCGTAATGCGCCCCTACAAATCGATTTTCATGAGATTTGGTTCGTAGGGGCGGTTCACGAACCGCCCGGTATTGATTGCGCGTGTTGCCCCAACCCCTCCGATAAACGCCACCCATCGCGGGCGCATCGCGATGCGCCCCTACGAATTAATACCATTCCCAACATGGTTGTACCGCTACTTTTGCCAATTATTATTTAAATCCGTTTCCCATGTCGCCGGATTATTTGCAATATATTCCCTGATACGATCTAAATCGTTATCATTTCGCACAATATGTTCGTAATAATTACGCTGCCAAATTGGTGTAACAGGAGAATTTCTAATCAGATTAATCTTTTTTGTGGAAACGGTTTTCAAAACTCCAACGATACTTCCTAAAGTTTTCAGATTCGGTTTGGAAGGTTCAATATCAGTGCCTTTCAAATGAAGAATCCCATGAAAGTGATTAGGCATCACCACGCACATATCAAGTTCTACAAAGGTGTATTTTACGGATAACCATTCCCATGTTTCCAGTACAATTTCACCAAATCGATTCAATCTTATTTCATTATTTACAATCTCACCAAATAAATGCTCACGTTGGTATGTGCAAAGCGTCAAGAAAAAAAGACCTTGATTATAATCGTATCCCTGTACGCGAATTGAATGCCTGTGATGCTTTTCGGGTTCAAAATCCATTTGCATTGACTCCTCAACCCATGAAAATGGTTTTGTAGGGCGGTTTGTGAACCGCCCGGTATTGATTGCGCCTATCGCCATCCCCCGATAAAAGCCACCCAACCCGGGCGCATCCCGATGCGCCCCTACCAACCCGAACCTCCGAACCCGTAGGGGCGGTTCGTGAACCGCCCGGTATTGATTGCTCTTCTCTGCCCCAACCCACGATAAACGCCACCCAACCCTACTAACTATTCAAGCGGTTGGCGGTTTCGTAGGCGGCGTGCTTGATTGTCTCCACCACTTCCATCAATTCGGTGTGACCGTGCGCCCCTAAACGGCTGGTCGGTCCGCTGATGCTGAGGCACGCTACAATCTGCCCGGCGCGATCCAGAATCGGCGCAGCCACGCAAATTACCCCTTCTTCCATCTCCTCATTATCGAAGCTGTAGCCACGTTCGCGAATGGTTTGCAACTCTTTTTTGAGGGCGAGGGGGTCGGTAAAGGTGGCGGGAGTGCGCGACTCAAGTCGATTCGAAAGCAAATAGCGGTTCAAATCGCGTTCCAGTGCGGCGGGTTCGCTGCCAAACGCCAGAAAGAGCTTGCCGCTGCCGGTGCAATAGAGCGGGACGCTAGTGCCAACGCGGGTAAACATCCGCATGAGCCTATCCGATTGCACCTGATCAATGTACACAAGCTGATCGCCGCTACGCACCGAAAGGTTGGCGGTTTCACCGATGACTCGCGCCAGTTGTTGCAAGGCGGGACGTGCCGCGCTTTGCAAATCGCCGCCACCATCCAAGCCGCTTGCCAGCGCTACCAAACGATTGCCCACGCTGTAACGCCCGGTGGCATGGTCTTGCCGGGCGTAGCCGCGTTCTATGAGAGTGGAGAGCAAGCGATGTACCGTACTGATGTTGAGGTCAACCTTCGCGCTCAACTCCGAAAGCGTCACCGGGCGTTTGAACTCCGCCAAGGCTTCCATTATATCGAAGGTGCGCTCTACCGATTGGACGGTATGGCGTTCGCCCTCATTTTCAGGGTCTTTTCTAGGTCTGCCTCGCATAATTTTTCTCCTGAATTTTCACCAGACGAAAATATATCCGATAGCTTATATTTTGTCAAACGAAAATGCTCTTTTGACAGGTGGAAACTCAAGCAACACGTTTTGCAGCTCGAACTATTAAATATCACATTGTGGAATATGGAGAGAAGAACAGTTGCTATGAAAGCAAAAGGACACGGGGTGAACCGTATCCTTCTGCTAGCTTGTGCGGGACAATAAATCTATTAGAGGGAGGTGTAAACAATGTTACCCTGTCCATCCACCTGTACCTTCAAAGCCGGAAGCGCGATACGTCCGGGGCTTCGGGTGGCTGCGCCGGTGGCAGGATCGAAGCACGCGCCGTGCAGCGAGCAGTATAGTTGCTTCAACCCCTGATTGTACACTAGGTCAAAGGGGCGGTGAGTGCAGATGCCGCTAAAAGCTTTAACCGAACCGTCCGCCGTCCGCGTTACAAAAGCCCTTTTGTGAGTGTCGGGCGTAGTAAATTGCTGAACCGTGCCCACCGGCAGCGAAGCGAGAGTGGCAAGCACCGTACCACCTGAAACAGCCGCAGGAGTAGTGGTTTTCGCTTGGGCGTTCGCTTGAGCGGTAGTTGTAGCAGCGGCAGGCGCTTGAGTCTGTGCGCGCTGAGTTTGATTCGAGCCGGGAACTGGTTGTGTACCGCGCAGTCCGCCATCCCGTCCGTTACCGCGTACTGGTGCAGTAGTAGCAGGCGCGGTGGTGGTGACTTCCGGCGTAAGGTCAGCAACCGCCGTTTGGCTATTTTCCTTGAAAAGCAGCGGGCGTAGCACCATGCCGCCGCCAAAACCCGCGAGTACCGCCGCACCCATTACTACGACAAAGCGGCGGCGCATAACATCGCCCTTTGCCTCCACCGGCACAGGCGCACCGTACAACCCGGCGCGGGAACGATCACGCGCCATAAATATTACGATACCAACACCCTGCGCCAGCAAAGTCACCGCTACCAAGCCTATCAGGACGAGGTAGAGCGTGGTGGCACGCTCGTTGAAAATCAGGTAACCGAGCGTATGCAGCGCAGTCAGACCGAACAAGGGGTAATTAAAACGCTGAATAGCTTTCCAGCGTTTCCCCTTCAAATACTTGAGTGAGCGGTTGTTAGAGAACACCAACAGTACCACCGTTATGAGGGTGGCGAGAAGCCCGGTGTAATTGGCGAAACCAAACGTGTTTATCTGAGGCACGCCATTTTCAAAGAAGTAATAGAGAACACCGTTGTTACTGTAAAGTTGGAAAGAAATAAGCACATGCACCAGCGCAGTTAGCCCCATCCAAATGCCGAAATCGCGGCGCAGATTCAAGTTAACAGGGTTTTTGCGCTTGCGCAGCAGGTTGAGGGGCCCGATTGCCAGCGTGGCGACCAGCAAAATTAGCGCACAGTAGCCAAGCCCATCCGTCAGAACCACGTTCAGAGGGGCAGCCCCTTCGAGTAAAAAGGCTACATAACAGGATAATACCGTGAAAAGTGCCAATCCGGCATGACTCATATACCGGGTTTTACCAAAACGCGCCATATAAACAAATTTCTCCAAAGAATAAATACTTCCGCTCTTCAAATATTCAAACAAATTGAGCGGTGATGCCTAGCTTCAGCAATATAAACAGCCAATCTATTAAGAAAAATTATAGACTTCAATTATTGGAATCAAATTAAAAAATGTAATTTATTTATTAAATAATCGCAAAGGGTTACTTAAGAAAGGCAGAATAATTGCAAGAAGGAAATTACCCCCTATAAAATGTTCCTCAAAGGGGGTTCAGGCAACTTGCTCAAGAGGATTAACAATTAAAACCGTAAAACGAGGGTTGGGGTAAGACTTTCGGTAACAAGGGGCTTAATCTAAAACCGGGCGCATCGCAATGCGCTCCTACCCCGAACCACATCCGTACGAGACGGTTTTAATTCGTAGGGGCGTATTTGAATACGCCCTTCGTTGGGCTTAACCAAGTCAAGCCGCCTTAACCGAGTGGCGTTGGTTTCGGTAAGTTACCCAAATCTTTTTTAACGCCCGGTTTGGGGAGATTAAATTCCATAGCGGCAGTAACTTTAATGAGCTTAGCCATCATCTTAAAGCCGCGCAACAACCAGAACAACAGGTTGAAGGCTACCATCAAGCTGATGGGGATAACCAGTAGGACTAAACCCCAGTTAGGCTCTTGCCCTTTGGAATTATGCTCAATCAACTGATTGATACCAAAATCTACCAGATAGGGCAATCCAAAACCAAGCACCGTAATTACTGCCAGCAACCACACAAAACGTAATAGCACCTTCTGAATGTAGGTTCGCACCTGAGTCCAGCTAATTTTGCCCGCAAAGCGTTGGCGCAATACATCTTGCAAGCGGGATAACACCATAATAAAGGTAATAAGCATTACCACCACACATTCAACCACGAATAACATCATCACCAGCATCGTGAAGGATAAGAACCCGGAAGCGCCGTCAGCCTGCAAGAAGTTATCCACCCCGGCGTTGACGGTTTCCATCAACATGGCAGCGATCGGATTGAAGAAAAAGACCAGCGCCAAGCTCATCAAGAAGGCAACTACGGTGATGGCAACGGCGAAAAAGGCAAGCACCTTAACTTCAGTCCACATCAGCTTCTTGGCAATCTCCCGCATCGTCAGGCTAGAATTTTCTTTCGCGCTGATGATTCCGGCGGCGCGTGAATCGAAATCGGGCAACTTCTTCTTGTAATGTTCCGCTTCCATTACATCCACCGGATAGGTTAACATCCGCATAACATCCGGTCGGATACGCATTAAGAACAGCAGCAGCAAGACCAAGAAGCTTACCAACGAAATATAGTTAAGGAAAGGCATGACAAACCCAACCGCATCGCTGGTAAAATTAACCAACGGGTCTTGCTTTAACTGATTAGCATTGTCCAGAATCAAGTCAAAAGCGGCTTTATCCGGGTCGGCGGTATTCAGATTATCGGCTAGGCTGACAAACATGGTGGTGTAATCTTCCACCAATTGATCGCTCTGGTCGATCAAGTTATTGAGCGCCTCTCGCTGCAAAACCACCTGCGGGTTGGAAATCCCCCCTAGAATTCTGCCGTTCAAGAATTGAATTCCCCACAAAGCTGAACCCAATACCAGCAAAATTACGGTCACTACCAGCGCTTGTGGCAAATAGAACTTATACAGACTACCCAATTTAACGTTGGGAACTCGCTGTGCAATCTTTTTGCGAACTACCAGCGGATAGACCATAAAACCGATAAAAGCCAGCACCGGCATCCCAATCACTATTACTAGAAAGACCCAGAAAAGGCGCGTATCGGCGGTTTTTTGAGTTTTCTGGTCGAGCCGCTCAATCGCTATCGGCACATAATCGCGCACCTTCTGAGCAGCAATAGCTTTGATTTGCTTTATTTCGTCCTCGGAAAGCCCGCCTTTGGCAAGCTCAAGTAACTGGGCTTTTTCTTCCGCTGTAAAAGCTTCGTCCACCTTAAAGCCATCTTCATCGGTATATTGTAATTGGGTTTGGTCGCCGGGAGTATTCTGACTGTCGGGGGGTGTTTGCGCAAAAGTATCTCGGCTGGTCAGGCTAAAACAAAGAATTAATATCATAAGACCGGCTACAAAACTACTGCCATATCGCCAGAGGCGAGATCTATTGAGGGGTTTTGAACTATTTTTCGGCATGCTAGGTGACTCCTTCTTCGATGGGTGTGATTTATAGAAAATGCTGCTAAAGCTATTCTTTGCCACCTTTACTCTTTATAAAGTAAAAGAATGGTTAACAAAGGTAAATATATGACAGAAAAATAGTACATTTTAATGATTAATACAATAGGTTCAGACCGATTATTAGAAAACGATAAGAAACTGTAATAATTAGGGTAAGGTCGTATGCCGAGGCGGGCGGTGTTCTGAAAAATAGCTTAAAGCGAAGTAGAATGTTATAATTGTAACAATCTTCGGCGTTACAATATCGGTATCAGCCTTTCATGAATGCCGCTAGATTACCTACACAACTCAGAAAGGAAATTCCCAATGTCCTCCGGTTCAAGAATACTGTGCAGCCAATTGCGCGACAAAATCATGTCCGCAGAAGAAGCGGCTGCGCTTATCCCAACGCATGTCAATATCGGTATGAGCGGGTTTACGGGCGCAGGCTATCCCAAAGTAACCCCCACCGCGCTGGCAAAGCGTATTATGGATGCTAATTTAGCGGGCAACAAATTTAAAATCGGGGTCTGGACGGGCGCATCTACCGCCCCGGAACTAGACGGCGCACTGGCTATGGTAGAAGGAATCGAGCTTAGACTCCCCTATCAATCCGACCCAACCTGTCGTAAGCGCATCAACAACGGCGAAATGGAATATATTGACATACATTTGAGCCACGTAGCCCAATTTGTATGGTTTGGCTTTCTCGGAAAGCTGGATATAGCCCTAATTGAAGTGGCGGGAATCCTCGAAGATGGTCGCCTGATTCCCTCCTCCTCGGTTGGCAATAATAAAACGTGGATTGACCAAGCCGATAAAGTTATTCTGGAAGTGAACTCATGGCAAAGCGAAAAGCTGGAAGGTATGCACGATATCTACTACGGCACAAAATTGCCGCCTGATCGCTTACCTATCCCCATAATTCGCCCGAATGACCGCATCGGCACGCCCTATTTTGATTGTCCACCCGAAAAGATAATTGCGATTGTGGAAACCAACTCGCCCGATCGCAACTCGCCCTTCAAAGACCCGGACGCGGACTCCAAGCGAATCGCCGGACACCTGTTGGAATTTCTGGAACATGAGGTTAAGAAAGGGCGCATCCCGCCTAACCTGTTGCCGCTGCAATCGGGCGTGGGTAACATTGCCAACGCGGTATTAGCCGGTTTGAGCGAAGGTCCTTTCGAGGGTCTTACCGCTTACACCGAAGTTATACAGGATGGCATGCTCTCTATGATGCTTTCCGGGAAATTGGAAAGCGCGTCTGCCACCGCTTTCTCGCTCAGCCCTGCCGCTATCAAGGAGATGAACCAGAATCTCGACCTATACCGCGATAAAATTGTGTTGCGTCCGCAGGAAATCAGCAACCACCCGGAGGTAATTCGCCGTCTGGGCTGTCTGGCAATGAACGGCTTGATTGAAGCCGACATCTACGGCAACGTAAACTCTACCCATGTGATGGGAACGCGCATCCAGAACGGCATCGGCGGTTCGGGAGACTTTGCCCGCAACGCTTATCTGTCATTCTTCATGACTCCCTCACAAGCTAAGGGAGGCGCGATTTCTAGCATTGTGCCGATGGTTTCGCATGTGGATCACACCGAGCATGATGTGCAGATTATCGTGACCGAACAGGGCTTGGCAGATTTGCGGGGTCTTTCGCCCAAGCAACGCGCCAAGCAAATCATCGAAAATTGCGCACACCCGGATTATCGCCCGGCATTGCGCGATTATTACCGCCGTTCGCTAGAGTTATCTCCCGGCAAGCAAACGCCCCATCTATTAGAAGAGGCTTTTAGCTGGCACTTGCGCTACCAACGCACCGGCAGCATGCACGCCTAATATAAAAACAAGGCAGGGGGTTTAAGCCCCTTGCCTTTTTACTGAAATTATCCTTCAGGTTGTTTTTCTAACAAAATAAGCTCAAGTATAGACTGCTCTGGATTCCCATATTGCATTTTGAAAGTGCTTTTGTAGCCGGGTGGTAGATTAGGGAAAATATTATTAATAACCCAGTTTCCATAGCCATCATACAAACTGACCATCCAAATGCGCTGGCGGTTTTTGAAGATTGATGCAACCTGCTCTTTCACCTTCGCCTGATCGGTAACAGCCAACCGATCGAGGTTGCCGGGTGCCGCTAGTTGATGAAGGTAGTAATAATCAAAAGAGGGTTGGGTATAATTCCAGGGGTTAGAAAGGAAAATCAGGTCGTTATCCTGCTGATTAGCTACAATATGATTGACCATACCCCGCCAATCCTGGTATGAATAATGCTGGGTATAGTTAACCTCAGATATAAGGTTAAGACCGAGCACAGCCAGCAACGCAAGATAAGGAGCATATTTCCAATAGCGTGCCAAAACCCAAATTCCTACTGCTACTGTCATTAGAAAAGTTGGGACGCAAAACATAAAATAGCGGATT contains:
- a CDS encoding Rieske 2Fe-2S domain-containing protein, with protein sequence MARFGKTRYMSHAGLALFTVLSCYVAFLLEGAAPLNVVLTDGLGYCALILLVATLAIGPLNLLRKRKNPVNLNLRRDFGIWMGLTALVHVLISFQLYSNNGVLYYFFENGVPQINTFGFANYTGLLATLITVVLLVFSNNRSLKYLKGKRWKAIQRFNYPLFGLTALHTLGYLIFNERATTLYLVLIGLVAVTLLAQGVGIVIFMARDRSRAGLYGAPVPVEAKGDVMRRRFVVVMGAAVLAGFGGGMVLRPLLFKENSQTAVADLTPEVTTTAPATTAPVRGNGRDGGLRGTQPVPGSNQTQRAQTQAPAAATTTAQANAQAKTTTPAAVSGGTVLATLASLPVGTVQQFTTPDTHKRAFVTRTADGSVKAFSGICTHRPFDLVYNQGLKQLYCSLHGACFDPATGAATRSPGRIALPALKVQVDGQGNIVYTSL
- a CDS encoding acetyl-CoA hydrolase/transferase family protein, yielding MSSGSRILCSQLRDKIMSAEEAAALIPTHVNIGMSGFTGAGYPKVTPTALAKRIMDANLAGNKFKIGVWTGASTAPELDGALAMVEGIELRLPYQSDPTCRKRINNGEMEYIDIHLSHVAQFVWFGFLGKLDIALIEVAGILEDGRLIPSSSVGNNKTWIDQADKVILEVNSWQSEKLEGMHDIYYGTKLPPDRLPIPIIRPNDRIGTPYFDCPPEKIIAIVETNSPDRNSPFKDPDADSKRIAGHLLEFLEHEVKKGRIPPNLLPLQSGVGNIANAVLAGLSEGPFEGLTAYTEVIQDGMLSMMLSGKLESASATAFSLSPAAIKEMNQNLDLYRDKIVLRPQEISNHPEVIRRLGCLAMNGLIEADIYGNVNSTHVMGTRIQNGIGGSGDFARNAYLSFFMTPSQAKGGAISSIVPMVSHVDHTEHDVQIIVTEQGLADLRGLSPKQRAKQIIENCAHPDYRPALRDYYRRSLELSPGKQTPHLLEEAFSWHLRYQRTGSMHA
- a CDS encoding transposase; amino-acid sequence: MDFEPEKHHRHSIRVQGYDYNQGLFFLTLCTYQREHLFGEIVNNEIRLNRFGEIVLETWEWLSVKYTFVELDMCVVMPNHFHGILHLKGTDIEPSKPNLKTLGSIVGVLKTVSTKKINLIRNSPVTPIWQRNYYEHIVRNDNDLDRIREYIANNPATWETDLNNNWQK
- a CDS encoding IclR family transcriptional regulator; translation: MRGRPRKDPENEGERHTVQSVERTFDIMEALAEFKRPVTLSELSAKVDLNISTVHRLLSTLIERGYARQDHATGRYSVGNRLVALASGLDGGGDLQSAARPALQQLARVIGETANLSVRSGDQLVYIDQVQSDRLMRMFTRVGTSVPLYCTGSGKLFLAFGSEPAALERDLNRYLLSNRLESRTPATFTDPLALKKELQTIRERGYSFDNEEMEEGVICVAAPILDRAGQIVACLSISGPTSRLGAHGHTELMEVVETIKHAAYETANRLNS
- a CDS encoding beta-galactosidase, which translates into the protein MRSATGTHRICVLLFALLAMNLLLMVFPPVEADALEISPAIIYAPDTAFNPDVTNLPTAPARQKFGIAAHPWWLDMFLDRFIAYYKDLKVTTVRLPFEWKVVEPQAGVYDFSREDRILNRLTDEGFEVVVEFVTVPVWASTNPEQCIKDDLLCRLDSRYSERLAQVTQTAVARYPFIRSWEFWNEPDLWQNFGKRDISDYAPWLKIFYESVKRADPTVLVAATSLSGYDYTQWLYNYSDAVFGMRPWDAIAYHPYTPEKCHMNPNASRVSLNFNGVERLRELMVERGDRNKPIWLTEVGWLGTPEDQTACLKETFDYVSTRPFITMTHVHMLHDWESEQYGLMKVKQDIFWKRPLQSTDEFVPKQPFYDAYKYYDKRSLPLRPAFSADTLIFDDTRHTVTGVFKRAWERGGLTLFGYPKTGQFYERNPADNKYYLVQYFERVRMEYHPEFKNTPSEVLFGLLGNQLLTERGWLDWHGLPLAGATLPEEKPTRTGADLLWFRETQHTLSGAFLQAWNKQGGLAIVGLPKTRVFEERNPDDGGIYQVQYFERTRMELHPGKNGQPDIVLFGLLGNDRLRLQSRILNDNQPNFDAYYNPALPEYRF